CAGTGGATCAAGGACGCCCTGGCCCGCAAGGAACGGATCATGGGCTTCGGCCACCGCGTCTACAAGACCGGCGACCCCCGCGCCGTGATCCTCAAACGGCACTGCCAGCTCGTCGCCAAGGAGATCGGCGATGATCGCTGGGAACGCACCGCCGAGCCGATCGAGCGCGCCGTGACCGAGCAAAAAGGCTTGCCCCCGAACGTCGACTGGCCCAGCGCTCGCCTGTACCACTACCTGAAGATCGAGGTGCCGATCTACACCCCCATCTTCGCCATGGCTCGCGTCGCCGGCTGGGCCGCCCACGTCATTGAACAGCTCGACAGCAACCGCCTGATGCGTCCGAGGGCCCGCTACGTCGGCGCCCCGCAGCGATCGGTCAAGCCCATCACCGAGCGCGGTTGATTCGCACCGAACTGCTTTTGATCCGGATGTCTGGGGTCAGAATGACATGACCCCAGACATCAGCCTGCCGACGCTTCTTCGAGCAATTCCGGCTCTGCGAACGGCAGGTCGACAACCTGCGATACCGGCGAGAGCCGGTCGTAGCCACCGAGGTTCCAGACCAGCTCGGTGTAGTGCTGCACGTCGAGCATGGTCAGGGTCTGAACCGCCCGGAGCGTCAGAATCTGGTCGCTCCAGAGATCGGTTCGAAGCATCACCTCGATGAATCGGGTCCGAAGCGTTTCGATCGGGTCCGGCCCTCCCTGGCCCCGGATCACCCGGACCCATGCGCGCACCGCGCGTCGGTGCCGTCGCAGGTACGCCGTGATCCGAAGACGTTGATCGGTCTCGTACTTCGGGAAACAGGGCAATTCGAGCAGGTCGTCCATCGGTCGTCGGACATCCTGGAGCCGATGCCAGAGCGGCTCACTCAAGTTCGGAGTCTCGGGCAAGCCCTCGGGAAGCTGACGGGGATCGGCCTTGGGATCGGCGGCATGGGCCACGACCCTCCGCATGGCCAGAACGGCCAGACCGAGCGTGGAGACGTCGTCGTGGTCAGCCACCCAGGCGGTGACAAGAGCCCGGATTACCTCGCCTCGGCGGTCGGTCAGATGAGGTAGGTCCCGTTCGAGCAGTTGGAGGAGATGCTCGAAGTTCCAGTCAAACTCGGCCAGCAACTGGTTGAGCCAATCGACCCGACTGCGCTGCCGGTTGCGAAACCGCTCGGCCATGACCCGCTCATGGCGAGAGGCCCCGATGAAGTCGAGGTCAATCTCCATCAAGGAATCGCTCCCGACACTGATGGGGACCTGCGGCAGCGGCAGCCCCAGATACTCGACATCGAACCGCGCCCGCATCCAGAGCGCTTCGAGAAACGCCGGCTTGCGCATCCGGTGAATCTTCCGAACGGCCGCCTGATACGATTCGCCCGGCTCGTCGGGAGTGGTCGAGACGGTCGGGTTGAGGATCTCCCGAATCACCTTCACGATCCGAACGGCCATGTAGCCGACCCCTCGGAACCCCCACCAGATCAGGCGAAAGGGCAGGATCAGCAGGCGACCGCCGGCCAGATACGACTCGTAGAGATGGAAGAGGTTGATGGTTCGCTGCGAGATCGGAGCGCGGTGCAGCGGCAGGCTCCGAAACGCGCTTCGGAGGTTCCGCTCACGGTCGCTCTGAAGTAACGAGGCCACGGCATCTCCGTAGCGGGCTCGGATCAGCTCGTCTCGCTCCGGATCAGCAATCAAGAAATCGACCGCCGTGAAATCGACGGTTTCGAAGAATTCGTCCGCCTCCGGCCGTCTTCGGCTCGGGGCGAGTCGTTCCACGAGCGGAATGCGGCCCTTCGGCTCCGGCAAGAGAATCTCATCTTCCTCCTGGTGCAGCCGAGCGGCCAGCCACTTCCGGTAGCGCTTGCGAACCCCCTCGGGACTGCTGGCCAGTCGGTCGAGCGGCACAGCATTGCGGTTGTAGTCGATCAGGAGCTTGGCCGTCTCCTGCACGATCATCCGCGTGATGTAATCGAACCAGAGGTACGGCCCCCCGAGCAAGCTCGCCGTCGCCCGACTCATATCCAGCCGATCGAGCCGCCGACGCCCCCTGATGAAGTACGGCAGATTGCTCAGGCTCAGGTTTCGCAGCGCCAGGTTGCCGAGGAGCTGGGTCGACGCCTTCGTGTCGTTCCGGTGAAACGGAGAACCGTCAAGGTAATCCTGATACAAGAGCTTGAGCGTCGAAAAGAAGTCCGTTTCCGAAGGCTTCAGCCCCAGATTCTGGATTTGACCATCGAGCGTCCACGACTCGTGGGCACGCTCAAACCCGGACAGACCGAGCGCCCCCTGCTCAACGTCGGCCGTCACGTCGTCGGAGGTTCGCAGCCGGATCTCAGGAAGGATGACCCGCTCATCCAGAAATCGCTGATCGCGTTCCTTGAGTTGCCGCTTGAGCAGCTTTGTCTGGGCGGCAAACTGAGCCTCGACGACCCGTTCGCAAAACTCGGCCGCCTGGTTGGCGATCTTGCGGAACCAGCCTCCCAGTTGCATCAACACGAAGCAAATCACGCCGATGACGATGACCGGCAAGCCGAGCTTGTCGGCAAACCATCCCAGCATCGCCCGCAGCCGCAGTCCGAACCCGTGCAGCAGACCGACCTCTCGGGTCGCCTCTGCGGCCGATCCGGCCACCACCTCACCCGCGTCGCTGGGAACCAGGAGGTAAACCAGAGCATACAGGGCCGCGAAGGTCAGGCCGAAGCTCAGCAGGCGAATGGCCGGGCGCTTCGTGGCAGAGATGATCGTCCGTCCCAGCTTGTCGAGAAAGAGGGGGGGAGAAACCGTTGCCTGCAAATCGGCCACGTAGTAGATCACGTCGAGCGTGCGCTGCATGAGATGGCCGAGATAGTTGGCCGCCAGCGCGACGGCCTCGGCCGAGCCTTGCTTGCGATGTTCGAGGACCGGACGGATGATCGGCAAGCGACGGATCACCGGCAAATCGAGCAGTTGCAGATAATGATCGACCGAGTTGACGAAGCTTTGCCCCATCTGCTCGATCAGCTCCTCGGGGGTCAACTCGATGAGCCGCTCGACAACCTCCTCGATCGGAATGTCTCGCGTCTGGTCGTCCACGCGTTCCGACCAGTCGGCCGAGGGAATCTCGGCCACCCGAGCTTCCAGATCCTCGATTGCGGCATCGGTCAACCCGAGTCGATCGGCCTCATCCAACGTGTTGAGATGCTCCGGGGCCCGTCGGTCGTAATGACGCCGGATCACATGGAGCAAATGGTGATTGCGCGAGTCTTCGCAGATTTCCGGCTTCAACTCAAACAAGATGATGTTTCGGTTGAAGATCCGAGCATAACGCCGCACCAGGCGATCGGTGAAGCGGAGGGCGAAGATGACAAGGCGAACAAACCGAATCAGCGGCCGCATCACCCGCAGGAATCGCAGCAATCGGGGAACTCGGAGCAACCGGAGGATCTGAATGTTGGCAATCAGTGTCGGCCCCGACAGGGCAAAGGTAATGAACCCAAACGGAATCGACGGCAACAGGTCGATCACGAAATGCCGGGCCAGATACCTCAGCCGCCCCGTGACCAGTGCGATCTTCAAGGCAAATTCCGAGAGAAAGACCGCGCAGATTGCCAGGTCGGCCCAGGCAAACACAGCTTCGAGCCGGTGAGTCATCCGTCCCGACTGGTCGATGGCCGTCTCCACAACGAGCAAGCCCGTCAGGAGCAAGATCAACACCAGGATGACCGCATCGAGCCGCTTGGGGAACCTGGGTCCGAATTTCGACTGCATCCGGGCGGTCAGGTCTTTTTCCTGCCACTCGTTGCGAGCGGTGCGGGCCATCCGGCCGAAGCGCCGAGCCACCCGGCGCAGGTGGCCGATCGCCGGAGGATCGAGCCCTTCCGCGGCCCCGTCGTGCCCTGCGGCCAGGCAATCGTCTCGCAACCGGAGCATGTCTTCCCGAGAGAGGCTCAGCAGCCGGCCGCCCTGCGCCGAGTCCACCTCCTCAAGCATCGAGAGGATTTCGTTCGCCTCCTCCCGAGCATCCGACAACAGCTCATCCCAGGCGGTCAATCTCGCTTCGGGAGAGAGACGATTCAGCTGCTCGACCGCCGAGACGGCCAGTGCCTCACGACGTTCCACCAGGGCGGCGACGTGGCGTCCCGGTCCAGGAACACGCTGATCCGCCTCCTCGGATGCGTCGGCAGACGGCGGCATGGGAATGGTGTCGGGCAGGCCCTCGACTTCCGCCTGAAGCCGGGAGAGCAAGAACCGCCGCGACCAGAGTTCCTCGGCCGTTCCTTCGGAAACGGTCCCTTCGAGTAACTGGCTGACTCGGCGATCGAGGAGCGACAGCCGCAGCCGGCTCGCTCGATGCTCAAGCTGCCGACGGATCGGGTCGAGTGAGGGGGTCCCTTCGGCTCGGAGCTGATCGTTCAAGCGATCCAGCTCGATGACCGCCGAGACGGCCGGATGCACCGGCACGTTGCCATCAACCAGCGCGACCAACTCGGAGAGCCAGGTCAGGTCTCTCCGGAATCGGTCGAGCAGGGCGGCGCGGCGGATCGGTTCCAGATCGGGGCGAGTGAGCAACTCAGACAGATAGGCTTGCTCGGCTCGGAGCCACTTCGCGGTTTGCGTCGAGAGTTTCGGATCGGGCCCCGACCCGGCGCGCAACACGTCCGCCAAACGATCCGTTGTGGTATCTCGAAGCTGTTCCAGCAGCGCATCGACTTCAAGATCGCGGGGATGGATCGGGTCGGTGGCCAGCTCGTGGAGAATCCTGCGGAGCCGGGTGCCTTCCTGAATCGACTTGAGCAAGCGCGACGGCGAAACCTGTCCGTTGCCTGAAATGACCTCAGAGGTCCGAGCGAGCCACGAATTCCGCCACTGAATCGGATCACTCAACGTTCTACTCCCCGAGGCAACCGGCGCCGACGTTCCAGAATCGCCGGGCGAGACCTGGTCATTGTCCTTTGATCTCAGATCAGGGTAAACCCCTCGAACCCTTCGATCGATGTCGCCGGGCGACACCCCGGACTCAAGCTCTGCTTGTTCCCCAGGCTGGGAACGACTAGCCTAGTCGAGCGGAGCCGAGCGTCCCCCGACCCTGTCCCGTTTCTCGATTCATCTGTGAGGATTCTTCGCGTCGTGAGCCATCCTTTTGAACACGAACGAGCGGTCGCCGCCCAGGCCGTTCAGGAAGCCGCCCGGCTCTGCCGCGCGGTCCGTGGATCACACGGCCCCGATCCCGTCGCCAAGGGGGACAAAAGCCCCGTCACCGTTGCCGATTTCGGCAGCCAGGCGCTCATCTGCGCGACCCTCAAGGCCGCCTTCCCGGACGATCCGGTGATGGCCGAGGAAGATGCCGCCGAGCTGCGATCGCCCGACCGCGCCGCCGTCCGAGACCGCGTCGTGGCCGAGGTCAACGCCCTGCGCCCTGGTTCCGACGCCGAAACGGTTCTCGGCTGGATCGATCATGGCAATCTCAACCGCTTCGCCCCTCGCTTCTGGACGCTCGATCCGATCGACGGCACCAAAGGCTTTCTCCGAGGAGAACAGTACGCCATCGCCCTGGCCCTGATCGTCGACGGCCGCATCGAAGTGGCCGCCCTGGCCTGTCCGAACCTGGAACAATCACGATCGACGGTCGGCCCGGTCGGCGCGGTCTTCCTGGCGGTTCGGGGAGCAGGGGCCACCGTGATCCCGCTTGATGGGGGCGACCAGGAACGCGCGATCCAGACCTCGGATCGAACCGATCCCTCCCGCGCCCGCCTCTGTGAATCGGTCGAATCGGGCCATAGCGCTCATAATGAATCGGCCGTCGTGGCGGCTCGCCTCGGGGTCACCGAGCCTCCCGTCCGGCTCGACAGCCAGGCCAAGTACGCCACCGTCGCCTCCGGCGAGGCTGATGTCTACCTTCGCCTGCCGACCCGCGCTGACTATCAGGAAAAAATCTGGGACCACGCCGCCGGTGCCCTCATCGTGACCGAGGCCGGCGGCACCGTGACCGACATCGACGGCAAACCGCTCGATTTTACCCTCGGCTCGACCCTGGCGAACAATCGCGGTGTCGTCGCCACCAACGGCCCCTTGCACGATCGGGTCCTGGCCGCCCTGCGCGGGTGAGCCTCATGCGAGAGGGTGTGGGGGACCGCCTCGCCGGCTGTCCTCCGCCCTCCGCTTGGGGTGCCGTGGGTTCGCGTCGCCTCGGTCCAGACTTGCAACCCGTCCGAGATCCGGAGAATTCCCCATGCGATCACGTCGCCGATTGCTGATCGGTCTCGGAATGCTCGGCATCGCCTCGCTGGCCATGGCCAGCCGTTCCGGAGTGCGCGCCCGAGAAGTGCCCGAGCGGCCGAACGTCCTCATCATCCTGGTCGATGACCTGGGCTTCGGCGATCTGTCCAGCTACGGGGCTCCCGATCTTCAGACGCCGAACATCGATACCCTGGTCGCCTCCGGCCTTCGGTTCTCGAACGCCTATGCCAACTGCCCGGTCTGCTCGCCGACGCGAGCGGCCCTGCTCTCGGGCCGAACCCCGGATGTCGTGGGAGTTCCCGGGGTGATCCGAACGCACGAGCGGAACAACTGGGGGTTCCTCGATCCCGACGCCTCCCTCTTGCCCGAGTTGCTCCGCGAGGCCGGTTATCACACCGCGATCGTCGGCAAGTGGCACCTCGGTCTCGAATCGCCGAACACCCCCGGCGAGCGTGGGTTCGACCACGTCCACGCCTTCCTTGGCGACATGATGGACGACTATTACACCCATCGCCGCCACGACATCAATTACATGCGCCTCGGCGACACCGAGATCGACCCCGAAGGCCACGCCACCGACCTGTTCTCCGACTGGGCCATCGACTACCTCGACTCCCGCAAGGGGGCAACAAACCCCTTCTTCCTCTACCTTGCCTACAACGCGCCTCACACGCCGATTCAACCCCCCGAGGATTGGGTCGAGCGCGTCCGCAAGCGCGAGCCGGGGATTGACGAGGCCAGGGCCCGCCTCGTCGCCCTGATCGAGCACCTCGACGACAACATCGGCCGCGTGCTCCAGGCGCTCGACGCCAACGGCCAGGCCGAAAACACGCTTGTCCTCTTTGCCAGCGACAACGGCGGCCAGCTCAACGTAGGCGCCCGATGCGGCCCCTACCGAGGGGGGAAGGGGGATCTTTACGAAGGCGGCATCCGCATACCGATGGCCGCGCGCTGGCCTGCTAAGATTGAACCCGGCTCCTCAACCGATCACGTCACCTTGACGATGGATCTGATGCCCACCGTCTGCGACCTGGCCGGCGCGCCGATTCCTGAGGAAACCGACGGCCAATCGCTCGTCCCGTTGCTCCTGGGTCAATCCCTGCCCGAGGTCGATCGCTCGCTCGTCTTTGTCCGCCGAGAGGGTGGCCCCCGCTATCTCGGTCAGGACTACTACGCCATTCGTCAGGGGCCGTGGAAGCTCGTCCAGAATCACCCCTTCGAGCCGTTCCAGCTCTACCACCTCGGCAACGATCCCCGCGAACAGCACGATCTCATTGCTAAGGAACAGGAGGTCGCCGCCTCACTGGCTCAAACCCTGATGCAGCGCATTCAGCAAGCCGGTCAGGTCCCCTGGCAACGACCGAAGACGCTGAAAGGCGAAGCCGCTCGCTGACACGGATTCCATCATCGAGACGAGATCAGGGGCCGGAGACGGAAGAGCCCCGGCCCCCCTTCACCGAACATCAACGAGGCTCAGGAGCCCGTGTATCGAGGACGGGGCGGAAGGTGGCCGACCTTCGGCTCGATGTCGTCCTTCCAGTCTTCGAGCCGAGGCCCCTTCAGCGGCTCGGCGCGGGATCGCAGGGCGGCCATTTGCTCGTCGCCGAGCCGCTCCAGGGATT
The window above is part of the Tautonia marina genome. Proteins encoded here:
- a CDS encoding ion transporter, with translation MSDPIQWRNSWLARTSEVISGNGQVSPSRLLKSIQEGTRLRRILHELATDPIHPRDLEVDALLEQLRDTTTDRLADVLRAGSGPDPKLSTQTAKWLRAEQAYLSELLTRPDLEPIRRAALLDRFRRDLTWLSELVALVDGNVPVHPAVSAVIELDRLNDQLRAEGTPSLDPIRRQLEHRASRLRLSLLDRRVSQLLEGTVSEGTAEELWSRRFLLSRLQAEVEGLPDTIPMPPSADASEEADQRVPGPGRHVAALVERREALAVSAVEQLNRLSPEARLTAWDELLSDAREEANEILSMLEEVDSAQGGRLLSLSREDMLRLRDDCLAAGHDGAAEGLDPPAIGHLRRVARRFGRMARTARNEWQEKDLTARMQSKFGPRFPKRLDAVILVLILLLTGLLVVETAIDQSGRMTHRLEAVFAWADLAICAVFLSEFALKIALVTGRLRYLARHFVIDLLPSIPFGFITFALSGPTLIANIQILRLLRVPRLLRFLRVMRPLIRFVRLVIFALRFTDRLVRRYARIFNRNIILFELKPEICEDSRNHHLLHVIRRHYDRRAPEHLNTLDEADRLGLTDAAIEDLEARVAEIPSADWSERVDDQTRDIPIEEVVERLIELTPEELIEQMGQSFVNSVDHYLQLLDLPVIRRLPIIRPVLEHRKQGSAEAVALAANYLGHLMQRTLDVIYYVADLQATVSPPLFLDKLGRTIISATKRPAIRLLSFGLTFAALYALVYLLVPSDAGEVVAGSAAEATREVGLLHGFGLRLRAMLGWFADKLGLPVIVIGVICFVLMQLGGWFRKIANQAAEFCERVVEAQFAAQTKLLKRQLKERDQRFLDERVILPEIRLRTSDDVTADVEQGALGLSGFERAHESWTLDGQIQNLGLKPSETDFFSTLKLLYQDYLDGSPFHRNDTKASTQLLGNLALRNLSLSNLPYFIRGRRRLDRLDMSRATASLLGGPYLWFDYITRMIVQETAKLLIDYNRNAVPLDRLASSPEGVRKRYRKWLAARLHQEEDEILLPEPKGRIPLVERLAPSRRRPEADEFFETVDFTAVDFLIADPERDELIRARYGDAVASLLQSDRERNLRSAFRSLPLHRAPISQRTINLFHLYESYLAGGRLLILPFRLIWWGFRGVGYMAVRIVKVIREILNPTVSTTPDEPGESYQAAVRKIHRMRKPAFLEALWMRARFDVEYLGLPLPQVPISVGSDSLMEIDLDFIGASRHERVMAERFRNRQRSRVDWLNQLLAEFDWNFEHLLQLLERDLPHLTDRRGEVIRALVTAWVADHDDVSTLGLAVLAMRRVVAHAADPKADPRQLPEGLPETPNLSEPLWHRLQDVRRPMDDLLELPCFPKYETDQRLRITAYLRRHRRAVRAWVRVIRGQGGPDPIETLRTRFIEVMLRTDLWSDQILTLRAVQTLTMLDVQHYTELVWNLGGYDRLSPVSQVVDLPFAEPELLEEASAG
- a CDS encoding 3'(2'),5'-bisphosphate nucleotidase encodes the protein MSHPFEHERAVAAQAVQEAARLCRAVRGSHGPDPVAKGDKSPVTVADFGSQALICATLKAAFPDDPVMAEEDAAELRSPDRAAVRDRVVAEVNALRPGSDAETVLGWIDHGNLNRFAPRFWTLDPIDGTKGFLRGEQYAIALALIVDGRIEVAALACPNLEQSRSTVGPVGAVFLAVRGAGATVIPLDGGDQERAIQTSDRTDPSRARLCESVESGHSAHNESAVVAARLGVTEPPVRLDSQAKYATVASGEADVYLRLPTRADYQEKIWDHAAGALIVTEAGGTVTDIDGKPLDFTLGSTLANNRGVVATNGPLHDRVLAALRG
- a CDS encoding sulfatase, translated to MASRSGVRAREVPERPNVLIILVDDLGFGDLSSYGAPDLQTPNIDTLVASGLRFSNAYANCPVCSPTRAALLSGRTPDVVGVPGVIRTHERNNWGFLDPDASLLPELLREAGYHTAIVGKWHLGLESPNTPGERGFDHVHAFLGDMMDDYYTHRRHDINYMRLGDTEIDPEGHATDLFSDWAIDYLDSRKGATNPFFLYLAYNAPHTPIQPPEDWVERVRKREPGIDEARARLVALIEHLDDNIGRVLQALDANGQAENTLVLFASDNGGQLNVGARCGPYRGGKGDLYEGGIRIPMAARWPAKIEPGSSTDHVTLTMDLMPTVCDLAGAPIPEETDGQSLVPLLLGQSLPEVDRSLVFVRREGGPRYLGQDYYAIRQGPWKLVQNHPFEPFQLYHLGNDPREQHDLIAKEQEVAASLAQTLMQRIQQAGQVPWQRPKTLKGEAAR